From Niallia sp. Man26:
CAGCTTGTCAGTGAGTGGGCGACACGTGTGGTGGTAATGAATAATGGCCAAATTATTTATGATGGCAATAAAGACGGATTATTTTCTAACCCTATGCTGATGAGAAGGGCAGGAATCATTCCACCGCAAATTGTGGAGTTATCGCATCAATTAAACATAACTCCTGCGAAATATACGATTGACTCATTTATTGAACTTTTTCAGGAGGAACCAGGATGGATTATGCAAAAAACATGATAGACAAGCTGAATGTAGAGCAAATGAAAATCGAATTAATGAACACAGCTTATGCGAATGATAATACGTTCATTGCAAAATTAGACCCGCGTATCCTATTTATCTGGTATGGTTTTTTCGGAATTGCACCATGGTTTATCCATAATGCAGCTATTTTAACAGGAATGCTTGCTGCCACCATTGTGACAACTGTAATGACGAAAGTGAGCAGGCTGATTTTAGTTGTATTGATTCTGGGAATCCTCGGTCAAGGGGGCTATCTCATTATTGCCACATTATTTTTTGGCGGAGATTTCATTGTATTATTGCCTTTAATCACACTGACCGTTAAGCTGGCAGTCATATCCCTTGCAAGTATTACGGTTTTTTGTTCAATGAGCCCTGAAAAACTGAGTGTAGGTTTATTAAGTATTGGGGTGCCAGGCCAAGTTTCATTTTCGATTTCCTACGGATACAGAATGCTTCCGTTGCTCCTTGAGGAATATAACCATGTGTTTATGTCATATAGGTTAAGAGGGAGAGCACCACAAAGGCAGGGATTTCTGTATTGGAGAATAACCTGTTACTTTATTAAGCTGGCAGTCTTGTCCTTTTATCCTCTTCTGCTCAGCATTGCAAAACGTGCAAGAACAACGGTGGAAGCGCTTGAAACAAAAGGGAGCAGAAATGCTTTCAAAAATCCTGATGTAAAAAAATTAAAGCTGCAATCACTAAAAATTCGCAAAAATGATTACGTATTTTTAGCAATCAGCAGTCTTTATGTTATTTCGTTATTTTTATTTTCTTAAAAACTAATAATCTTAAAGGAGCTTAAAATCATGAAGATAGATCTACATACACATGTGAAAATTTCTAAGAAATCGGAGTTTTCACCAGACTATTTTACGACAATGTTAAAAGAGGCAAGAGATGCTGGATTAAATGCCATTGCACTGACTGAGCATTTTAATACTCAAAACTTTCTGGACGTTTATAGCTATTTGGATCGTCATTATGCTTATATAGAAGACTATTATGAAGTAGAAGGGATTAAGATCTTCCCCGGAATGGAGGTAGATGTAAAAGAAGTTGGACATATTCTTATCATAAGTAATCGTCAATCTATTGTGCAGATGTTTAATAAGCTGCAATCTCATTTAGAGGAGGAGAATTTCATCTCACTTGCTGCCTTAATCGATCTTGCTGATTCATATCATGCAGTCAAAATTGGCGGTCATCCCTTCCGGCCAAGCACACCTCTTACCCAGCATGATCCGGGCCAGTTAAAAAGACTAGATGCGCTTGACTTAAATGGAAAAGACCTCTATTCGATAGGCATAGAAGAAAACAGCGAAAGTGTATATTGGCTGGCTGATAAACTAGATATTCCAGTTGTTGCCGGAAGTGATACACATCAATTTCTTCAATACGGTTCCGTTTATAACCAATTAGAAACAGACTGTTCGACGATTACAGAATTAAAGACAGCAATTCAGAATAGACAGTATTCAGTACAGATTTCACCTGATCTTCATCTGCGTGTCCGTTCGGCCACATTAGCTAAAAAGCTCTTGAAGCAGCTGCTTGCTAAAAAAGAAGCAATTAAATAAATAATGGAGACTGCTTATGGCAGTCTCTTTTTTTGTTGTAATAAAAGAAGCAAATTAATATGTTATAATGGTAAAAAAAGTAAGAGGCGGAGGAGTTACATGAAAGAAACGAAAGAAACAGCGGAGCGAAAACGAGAAAGATTACGACAACAAGAGATAAAAGGAAATCCAGCAGGAAATTTGCGTGATTCTTTCAATCGAGCAGAGACTGGCGGCCTCGTTGATTTAGTCGGCAGCTTAGGGGGGAAGGGCACGGGAATACTTATTCTTGTCATCATTATTGCAGTTATAGTAGTATCTCTATTAGGTTAAATGGAAAGGACAGAAATTTAATCCTTGGAAAAGGGGCAACAATGGAAAGCAGAAAGGAAGCAATTGATTTTTGTTTGCGTTTAGAAAATACATATGAAGATTACCCGTTTCGTGATAAGAATTGGACGGTAATCCGTCATAAAGAAAATAAGAAAGTGTTTGCGTGGATCTTTGAAAAAGATGAACGTATTTGGATTAATGTAAAAGCAGAGCCTGGTTTTCTCGAGTATTGGCGTCAAATCCATGACTCAGTAGTACCGGCATTTCATCTTAATAAAAACCACTGGAATTCAATAATTCTTGATGGTTCAGTTCCACAGGCTGAAATATCTGATATGATTCAACAAAGCTACCGGCTGACTAGTAAAAAACGATAAAACGCGCAGATTATAGAAACTTTTTCCATCATGAGTCGTATTAAATATTAACCAAAAATTAAGGGAGCTGTTTTAGATGATGGATTGGGTTCAACAGGCAGATGGAATATGGCAATATGCGGCGTTATTTATCGTTTCTTTATTGCCATTCCTTGATGTTTTTTACCTTATTCCAGCTGGAATTTTGTTAGATATGTCACCTGTTGCTGTCGGTATAATTGCTTTTTTAGGGAATTTTCTTATGGTGTTAGTTTTTGCAATATTCTTTAAACAAATCTCTGACTGGAGAAATAGACGGAGACAAAAAAAGGGGAAATTAGAGCCAACTAAAAGAGAAACAAGAGCAAGACATATTTGGGAAAAATACGGTCTTCCCGTATTTGCATTACTTTCACCCGCCATTCTTGGAACAGATTTAGCTGCGCTAATGGCACTTTTATTCGGATTATCTAAAGTTAGAGTGATTTCTTGGCTTGGTATTAGTCTAGTAATTTGGTCTGTTGTTACAACCATTGCCTCTGTTTATGGCCTTCCGTACCTTATTAATTATTAATAACTAGATTATATAGGATGGGGGAATGAATCGTGAAACACACTATCAGAAAATCAGCAACAGACAAATCAATTTCCGGTGTTTGCGGAGGACTGGCTGAGCACTTTGGCATTTCTTCTTTTTCGGTAAGATTGGTATTTATCTTTTTGCCTGGAAATGTACTGATTTATTTAATTTTAGTAAATATAATGGGCGATAGTCCTCCATCCTTATAATTTTTCTTTGATAACAGGGTGACTTTCAATATGTTTCATCTTGTTTTCAGCATCATATATAAACAAATGATAATTAAAAAAGCAATATAATAAGTGCTTGATTAAAGGAGATTAAATTACATTGCGAGCAGTCTTTGCAGTTATTCTTATTATTATTGGCAGTATTTTGCTTAGTATTACCTTTTATGATGAATTGGTTAAAACGATTATTTATAAACTGGTAGGTTTTTCTATGATGAGTATAGGTGTTGTTAATCTCAGAAAGTTTACAAGAAGGAGAAGAAAGGAAAAGCATAGTGCAAGATGATGAAGCTCCCCGCAGGATGCAGGGGAGATTTTTGTTTTTAGCTAGGAAAGGAATTTTATTTGAAACTTTCTTTTTTGCTCGGAAATTTCGTTATGGTGTAATCATAATTGATTGGTCGTTTTCTTCATATCATTTAAGACGATAGCTACAAAAGCTGCTACCGCGAAAAATATTTGCTGCTATTATGCTTAAAATCATCAAATTGATCTAGTCCTTCTTTACTGCTCACAAGAATAAGCCACTGTATAATAATGACCAAATTAGTGGCGGAGCAAAAGTAATATCAGTAATGGATTCGTTAAAACTACAATGACAAACAGGAAACATCCGCCTATTAGCATTTGCCATGTAGTCATTTTTATTGTGTCGTAATTAGGCACATGCCCAAAAGAAGGCAGCCAGAACAATTAGACCTTCTCCCAAAACTGTTCGGTCAAAGCTTAGATGTTTTATTTGTGGACCAATAATGAGGAAGAGTCCTATGGCCCCAATAACGAACCCTGTTGTTTTTTTAGCTGTTAATCTTTCATTTAAGAAATAATGAGCTGGTACACTTATAATAGGCATGGTATAAACTAGTACAGAAGATAGGCCTGAGCTGACAAACTGCATGCCAAATGTAGATAATCCATAATAACCTAAGCACATCAATGTACTCATAATTATTAATTTACCCCAGTCAGCTTTTTTCGGAAATAACTTAGTTTTTCGGACAGCTTGGACAATAAATAATGGGATAGCGCCAATTAAAAGACGCAAGGCAGTAAAAAGGAAAGGAGGCATATAGTTAAGCCTGATTTTCATCGGAACCCATAAATAACCCCAAATAAATGTGACCATAATAATAGAAATAATGATTTTTAACATCTTACATACAACCTTTTAAATAATAGTGCAGTTATTATCCTAATGGCTGGTGTTAACTCCATGTTAATGGGAAATTATAAAAAAATGAAGTAGTATAGAGCGGCAGAATTTTTTGGTTGACAAATATTTCGGAAAATTTTAATATGAAAGTCCTGCCAATTAAATGTTTGGCATAAAGGGAACTTTGAAAAGTTCATTCTTCTTTGAAAGGGATGGCTAGTATGAATAAAGAACAATTGGTGGAAAGTGCACGCAAGATTAAGGAAAGCGCATACGCACCTTACTCTAAGTTTCCAGTTGGTGCAGCATTATTGCTTAAAGATGGCACCGTAATTAATGGAGTTAATGTTGAAA
This genomic window contains:
- a CDS encoding energy-coupling factor transporter transmembrane component T, whose translation is MDYAKNMIDKLNVEQMKIELMNTAYANDNTFIAKLDPRILFIWYGFFGIAPWFIHNAAILTGMLAATIVTTVMTKVSRLILVVLILGILGQGGYLIIATLFFGGDFIVLLPLITLTVKLAVISLASITVFCSMSPEKLSVGLLSIGVPGQVSFSISYGYRMLPLLLEEYNHVFMSYRLRGRAPQRQGFLYWRITCYFIKLAVLSFYPLLLSIAKRARTTVEALETKGSRNAFKNPDVKKLKLQSLKIRKNDYVFLAISSLYVISLFLFS
- a CDS encoding PspC domain-containing protein — translated: MKHTIRKSATDKSISGVCGGLAEHFGISSFSVRLVFIFLPGNVLIYLILVNIMGDSPPSL
- a CDS encoding small multi-drug export protein, translating into MMDWVQQADGIWQYAALFIVSLLPFLDVFYLIPAGILLDMSPVAVGIIAFLGNFLMVLVFAIFFKQISDWRNRRRQKKGKLEPTKRETRARHIWEKYGLPVFALLSPAILGTDLAALMALLFGLSKVRVISWLGISLVIWSVVTTIASVYGLPYLINY
- a CDS encoding DMT family transporter yields the protein MLKIIISIIMVTFIWGYLWVPMKIRLNYMPPFLFTALRLLIGAIPLFIVQAVRKTKLFPKKADWGKLIIMSTLMCLGYYGLSTFGMQFVSSGLSSVLVYTMPIISVPAHYFLNERLTAKKTTGFVIGAIGLFLIIGPQIKHLSFDRTVLGEGLIVLAAFFWACA
- a CDS encoding PHP domain-containing protein; this encodes MKIDLHTHVKISKKSEFSPDYFTTMLKEARDAGLNAIALTEHFNTQNFLDVYSYLDRHYAYIEDYYEVEGIKIFPGMEVDVKEVGHILIISNRQSIVQMFNKLQSHLEEENFISLAALIDLADSYHAVKIGGHPFRPSTPLTQHDPGQLKRLDALDLNGKDLYSIGIEENSESVYWLADKLDIPVVAGSDTHQFLQYGSVYNQLETDCSTITELKTAIQNRQYSVQISPDLHLRVRSATLAKKLLKQLLAKKEAIK
- a CDS encoding DUF6366 family protein, producing MKETKETAERKRERLRQQEIKGNPAGNLRDSFNRAETGGLVDLVGSLGGKGTGILILVIIIAVIVVSLLG
- a CDS encoding MmcQ/YjbR family DNA-binding protein; the encoded protein is MESRKEAIDFCLRLENTYEDYPFRDKNWTVIRHKENKKVFAWIFEKDERIWINVKAEPGFLEYWRQIHDSVVPAFHLNKNHWNSIILDGSVPQAEISDMIQQSYRLTSKKR